One region of Fragaria vesca subsp. vesca linkage group LG4, FraVesHawaii_1.0, whole genome shotgun sequence genomic DNA includes:
- the LOC101306423 gene encoding defensin-like protein 2-like → MESFMRMFSAVFVALLLLVATGMGPNAMVAEARTCETLSHKFKGTCLRESNCASVCQTEGFTGGDCRGLRRRCFCTKHC, encoded by the exons ATGGAGAGTTTCATGCGTATGTTTTCGGCTGTCTTCGTCGCTCTTCTGCTTCTGGTGGCTACTG GAATGGGGCCAAATGCAATGGTTGCAGAAGCAAGAACTTGTGAGACTTTGAGCCACAAGTTCAAGGGAACTTGCTTGAGAGAAAGCAACTGTGCATCTGTTTGCCAAACTGAGGGCTTCACCGGAGGCGACTGCCGCGGTCTTCGCCGCAGATGCTTCTGCACCAAACACTGTTAA
- the LOC101298417 gene encoding pentatricopeptide repeat-containing protein At5g13770, chloroplastic-like, producing MAISSSSPSSGDWSSLPSFISCRKSHKTHNLHSFFSIPRWTNLRANFQVINSSSCPSPILEDQSSTNLSLIDLKLQQHQTPDAGKLNEFLCELFQDPEKEAMGYEQYEKAKKVAEFRPNKSTLEHVTRYLVRSKKWDSILSVCTDFKTYDLLPDRYTCSRLVTSCIRARKFKVVRTLLQVFKSDGDVALPALDSAMRGYNELHMYRSTMSVFEEMISAGIGPDSGCYCRIMEAYFRKGDHKKVVELFQDLKSRQLDLTPLSIQILCQSLAKLGKPLEALEIFRSVTKEGVSLDSSKIYSVLISSFASIRDVKVAEELFKEAETKKMLRDPTVFLRLITMYVEEGLLDMTLEVVKAMKGANIRVSDNICCAVVSGFSRKSTLLNAVKVFEDLILMGCEPGQVTYASVINVYCRLGLYSKAEMVFREMEEKGFDKCVVAYSSMVVMYGKTGRPREAMRLVAKMKERGCKPNVWIYNSLMDMYGRDNNTRHVAKLWSEMKRRKVAPDKVSYTTVIGAYNKAGDFEMCLRFYNEYRIHGGVLDKTMAAMMVGVFSKSGRVDELVKLLRDMKAEGTGLDVRLYRSALNALADSGLEMQVKWLQSSFEVT from the coding sequence ATGGCCATCTCCAGTTCTTCTCCAAGTTCTGGAGACTGGTCATCTTTGCCTTCTTTCATATCTTGCAGAAAATCCCACAAAACACACAACCTCCATTCCTTCTTTTCCATTCCCAGATGGACCAATCTTCGAGCTAATTTCCAAGTCATCAACTCCTCTAGCTGCCCTTCTCCAATTCTCGAAGATCAATCATCGACCAACTTGTCACTCATAGACCTGAAACTTCAACAACATCAGACCCCGGATGCCGGAAAGTTGAATGAATTCCTATGTGAGCTGTTTCAAGATCCAGAGAAGGAAGCAATGGGGTATGAACAGTATGAGAAGGCCAAGAAGGTCGCAGAATTCAGACCAAACAAGTCAACATTGGAGCATGTAACGAGGTATTTGGTACGATCCAAGAAATGGGATTCAATTCTTTCGGTTTGTACTGATTTCAAGACTTATGATTTGCTGCCTGATAGATATACATGTTCTAGATTGGTTACTAGCTGCATTAGAGCTAGGAAGTTCAAGGTTGTTAGGACTTTGCTTCAAGTGTTTAAGTCTGACGGCGATGTTGCTCTGCCGGCCTTGGATTCCGCAATGAGAGGCTACAATGAGCTTCATATGTATAGAAGTACAATGTCTGTGTTTGAAGAAATGATATCTGCTGGAATTGGACCGGATTCCGGGTGTTATTGTAGGATAATGGAAGCTTATTTCAGAAAAGGTGACCATAAAAAAGTTGTTGAGTTATTTCAGGATTTGAAAAGTAGGCAATTAGATTTGACACCATTGTCAATTCAGATTCTATGCCAATCTTTAGCCAAATTGGGGAAGCCTCTAGAAGCTCTAGAGATTTTTCGAAGTGTGACAAAGGAAGGCGTTTCTTTAGACTCTTCAAAGATATATTCTGTTTTGATTAGTTCATTTGCGAGCATTCGAGATGTGAAGGTGGCTGAAGAGCTATTCAAAGAAGCAGAAACCAAGAAAATGTTGAGGGATCCGACGGTGTTTTTGAGACTGATCACAATGTATGTTGAAGAAGGGTTGCTGGATATGACTCTTGAAGTAGTTAAGGCAATGAAGGGTGCAAATATCAGAGTTTCGGATAACATATGTTGCGCAGTTGTGAGTGGCTTCTCCCGGAAAAGCACGCTTCTGAATGCAGTTAAAGTGTTTGAAGATTTGATCTTAATGGGATGTGAACCCGGGCAGGTAACATACGCTTCAGTAATCAATGTGTATTGTCGTCTTGGGCTTTATTCTAAGGCTGAGATGGTATTTAGGGAGATGGAAGAAAAAGGATTTGATAAATGTGTGGTGGCGTATTCAAGCATGGTTGTTATGTATGGGAAGACAGGAAGGCCAAGAGAGGCAATGAGGCTTGTCGCCAAGATGAAAGAAAGAGGGTGTAAGCCAAATGTGTGGATCTACAATTCTTTGATGGATATGTATGGAAGGGATAATAATACGAGGCACGTTGCAAAGCTATGGAGCGAAATGAAGAGAAGGAAGGTTGCACCAGATAAGGTGAGTTACACTACTGTTATAGGTGCTTATAACAAGGCAGGGGACTTTGAAATGTGCCTGAGGTTTTACAATGAGTATAGGATTCATGGTGGTGTTTTGGATAAGACCATGGCTGCAATGATGGTTGGGGTTTTCTCCAAGAGTGGTCGAGTTGACGAGTTAGTGAAGCTTCTGCGAGATATGAAAGCAGAAGGAACAGGACTAGACGTGAGGCTTTATCGGTCTGCCTTGAATGCTTTGGCAGATTCTGGTCTGGAAATGCAGGTGAAATGGTTGCAAAGTAGCTTTGAGGTGACATAG
- the LOC101298996 gene encoding eukaryotic translation initiation factor 5B-like produces the protein MDCKKPIVENPQPVVEESIHSNKDPNKQPMAEVSENVEPANKKQQTKKKTEKKVTEPKKKVVPKQVRLMQEALAKLKEEEERQRKEEEERLRREEEERLRQEQLEREAEEARIRRREKKKEIIEQKRREGLPVTRKQKQQAEKLKMFLEQIKRQNQVEEPPQPEVAHESVEENRIDDDKGEPEVVHESEKENFLRSPICCIMGHVDAGKTKLLDCIRGTNVQKGEAGGITQKIGATYLPAENIQERIKELQGADDKKHMKVPGLLLIDTPGHEEFSNLRSRGSSLCDIVVLVVDMMDGLKPQTIESLKLLESRKTKFIVALNKVDRLCGWKPCPNAPIVKAMKQQSQDVKYQFNKKVEEIVTQFMTQGINTKVNLDENKRMRETHSIVPISSKSGEGIPDLLSLMVYWTQKSMAEKLTYSNEVQCTVLEVNYVEGLGTTIDVILVNGVLHRGDQIVVCTSHRTPIVTRIQSLLTPEPMKELCVKGKYQHHSEVRAAQAIKITSPHGFKHAIAGTALYVVGPDDDLEEIKEAAMQDMKSVLENNNKRGSNSSSGDKGVCAQASTQGSLEAMLEFLKVQDIPVSGTGIGPIHEKDVRNASVILAFDVKVTKEAQKLADELGVKIFVGDIIHEVIKAYMKNLKEEKEKELAAVEKEAVFPCVLEILPDHIFHKKDPIIVGVKVLRGTVKVGTPLCIRHQRDFVVVGRVESIMNSNRCVDIANMGEEVCIKIVETNLNQQQVKLKGKDELVSHISRRSIDVLNSYYQNDPSVDWKLVQKFKTIFKIL, from the coding sequence ATGGATTGCAAGAAGCCAATCGTTGAGAATCCACAACCAGTAGTTGAAGAATCCATCCATTCGAACAAAGATCCTAACAAGCAGCCGATGGCTGAGGTGAGCGAGAATGTGGAGCCTGCAAACAAGAAGCAGCAAACCAAGAAGAAAACAGAGAAGAAGGTAACGGAGCCGAAGAAGAAGGTAGTACCAAAGCAGGTGAGACTAATGCAGGAGGCATTGGCGAAGCTGAAGGAAGAGGAAGAGAGGCAGAGAAAGGAAGAGGAGGAGAGACTGAGGAGAGAAGAAGAGGAGAGGTTGAGGCAGGAACAACTTGAGAGGGAAGCAGAGGAGGCCAGGATTAGGCGAAGGGAAAAGAAAAAGGAGATCATAGAGCAGAAGAGAAGGGAAGGCCTTCCTGTAACTCGCAAGCAGAAACAACAAGCCGAAAAGTTGAAGATGTTTCTTGAACAAATCAAGAGGCAAAATCAAGTGGAAGAACCTCCTCAACCTGAAGTGGCTCATGAGTCTGTGGAAGAGAACAGAATCGATGATGACAAAGGCGAACCTGAAGTTGTTCATGAGTCTGAGAAAGAAAACTTTCTGCGTTCCCCGATTTGCTGCATTATGGGGCATGTTGATGCTGGTAAGACCAAGTTGCTGGATTGTATCCGAGGCACGAACGTTCAGAAAGGTGAGGCTGGAGGTATTACTCAGAAGATTGGTGCGACTTATCTTCCTGCGGAGAACATACAAGAGAGAATCAAGGAGCTGCAAGGTGCTGATGATAAGAAGCACATGAAGGTACCAGGTTTGTTGCTTATTGACACCCCAGGGCATGAAGAATTCTCTAATTTAAGGTCTCGAGGTTCTAGTTTGTGTGACATTGTTGTTTTGGTTGTTGACATGATGGATGGCTTAAAGCCTCAGACTATAGAGTCACTCAAACTTTTGGAGTCGAGGAAAACAAAGTTTATTGTTGCATTGAATAAGGTGGACAGGCTCTGCGGGTGGAAGCCTTGCCCAAATGCACCAATTGTCAAGGCAATGAAGCAGCAATCTCAGGATGTGAAATATCAGTTCAATAAGAAAGTCGAGGAGATTGTCACTCAGTTCATGACGCAGGGGATCAATACTAAAGTGAATTTGGATGAGAACAAAAGAATGAGGGAAACACACAGCATTGTACCTATAAGTTCCAAGAGTGGTGAAGGCATTCCCGATTTGTTGTCACTGATGGTATATTGGACTCAGAAATCCATGGCTGAGAAGCTTACTTACAGCAATGAAGTGCAGTGTACAGTGTTGGAGGTCAATTATGTGGAAGGTCTTGGGACAACAATTGATGTTATATTAGTTAATGGGGTGCTTCACCGTGGAGATCAAATAGTCGTCTGTACCAGCCATCGTACTCCTATTGTTACTAGGATTCAGTCTTTATTGACCCCAGAGCCGATGAAAGAGCTTTGCGTGAAGGGTAAGTATCAGCATCATAGTGAAGTCAGAGCTGCACAGGCTATCAAGATCACATCACCACATGGATTTAAACATGCTATAGCTGGCACTGCTCTCTATGTCGTAGGGCCTGACGATGACTTGGAAGAGATCAAGGAAGCAGCTATGCAAGACATGAAGTCTGTTCTAGAGAACAATAACAAGAGGGGTAGTAATAGTAGTTCTGGAGACAAAGGAGTATGCGCACAAGCATCAACTCAAGGCTCTTTGGAAGCAATGCTAGAGTTTCTGAAGGTTCAAGATATTCCGGTCAGCGGAACTGGCATAGGCCCTATACATGAAAAAGATGTGAGGAACGCCAGTGTGATATTGGCATTTGATGTCAAAGTGACAAAGGAGGCCCAGAAACTTGCAGATGAATTGGGTGTGAAGATTTTTGTTGGTGATATAATTCATGAGGTGATTAAGGCCTATATGAAAAACCTCAAGGAGGAAAAGGAGAAGGAGTTAGCTGCTGTGGAAAAGGAAGCTGTCTTTCCATGTGTGCTCGAGATTTTACCAGACCATATTTTCCACAAGAAAGATCCAATTATTGTGGGGGTTAAAGTTCTTCGAGGCACTGTCAAGGTTGGGACTCCACTTTGTATCCGTCACCAGAGGGACTTTGTGGTTGTTGGACGCGTTGAGTCGATTATGAATAGCAATAGATGTGTTGATATTGCCAACATGGGCGAGGAGGTTTGCATTAAGATAGTTGAGACGAATCTGAATCAGCAGCAGGTGAAGTTGAAGGGTAAAGATGAACTTGTCAGCCATATCTCAAGGAGGTCGATTGATGTACTAAATTCATACTACCAGAATGACCCATCGGTGGACTGGAAGCTGGTTCAGAAGTTTAAGACTATATTCAAGATACTGTGA
- the LOC101306716 gene encoding defensin-like protein 2-like: MESFMRMFSAVFVALLLLVATGMGPNTMVAEARTCESLSHKFKGTCLSETNCASVCKTEGFSGGDCRGLRRRCFCTKHC; the protein is encoded by the exons ATGGAGAGTTTCATGCGTATGTTTTCGGCTGTCTTCGTCGCTCTTCTGCTTCTGGTGGCTACTG GAATGGGGCCAAATACAATGGTCGCAGAAGCAAGAACTTGTGAGAGTCTGAGCCACAAGTTCAAGGGAACTTGCTTGAGTGAGACCAACTGTGCATCTGTTTGCAAAACTGAGGGCTTCAGTGGAGGCGACTGCCGCGGTCTTCGCCGCAGATGCTTCTGCACCAAACACTGTTAA
- the LOC101305841 gene encoding lignin-forming anionic peroxidase-like, which yields MMKSFSSNVNVASIALLLLLALMSTTSSAQLSSSTFYDNACPNALATIRKSIRSAVSAERRMAASLIRLHFHDCFVQGCDASILLDDTSSITGEKTAPPNLNSVRGYGVIDNAKSEVEKLCPGVVSCADIVAVAARDASVAVGGPDWSVKLGRRDSTTASKSLAGSSLPSFLDSLESLTNRFAGLGLNARDLVALSGAHSIGQAQCFTFRGRIYSNTSDIDANFARTRGRTCPAAANDGDANLAALDLVTPNQLDNNYFKNLIQKKGLLASDQVLFSGGSTDSIVSEYSSKPANFKADFAAAMIKMGDINPLTGSNGQIRRICSALN from the exons ATGATGAAGTCTTTTAGTTCAAATGTAAATGTTGCCTCTATTGCACTGCTGCTGTTGCTTGCCCTGATGAGCACAACAAGCTCAGCTCAGCTCTCCTCCTCAACATTTTATGACAACGCATGTCCAAACGCTCTCGCTACGATCAGAAAATCCATACGATCAGCAGTCTCAGCTGAACGTCGGATGGCAGCCTCCCTAATCCGCCTGCATTTCCATGACTGCTTTGTTCAG GGTTGTGATGCGTCAATCTTACTTGACGATACTTCTTCCATCACAGGCGAAAAGACCGCACCGCCTAATCTGAACTCTGTGAGAGGATATGGAGTCATAGATAATGCCAAATCTGAAGTGGAGAAACTATGTCCTGGTGTAGTTTCTTGTGCAGATATCGTCGCTGTGGCTGCTAGGGATGCTTCAGTTGCT GTTGGAGGTCCAGACTGGTCGGTGAAGCTTGGAAGAAGGGATTCGACCACAGCAAGCAAAAGCCTAGCTGGAAGCTCGCTTCCCAGTTTCTTAGACAGCCTTGAAAGCCTTACTAACAGGTTTGCTGGTTTAGGCCTCAATGCCAGAGACTTGGTTGCGCTCTCAGGTGCACATTCCATCGGACAAGCTCAGTGCTTCACATTCCGCGGAAGAATCTACAGCAACACCAGTGACATTGATGCTAACTTTGCTCGTACTCGCGGACGTACTTGTCCCGCAGCAGCTAATGATGGTGATGCAAATTTGGCAGCACTTGATTTGGTGACACCAAATCAACTGGACAACAACTACTTCAAGAACTTGATCCAGAAGAAGGGTCTTCTTGCATCCGATCAAGTTCTCTTTAGTGGAGGATCCACAGACAGCATTGTCTCGGAGTATAGCTCCAAACCTGCAAACTTCAAGGCTGATTTTGCGGCTGCCATGATCAAGATGGGAGACATTAACCCTCTCACTGGCTCAAATGGGCAGATAAGAAGGATTTGTAGTGCTCTCAACTGA